The Homalodisca vitripennis isolate AUS2020 unplaced genomic scaffold, UT_GWSS_2.1 ScUCBcl_424;HRSCAF=2385, whole genome shotgun sequence genome includes the window ACGCGGCTTCCGTTGAACTGAAGTAACGACAGtccaaataattttgaatttcgtcccagtcAAGTGTTTGATCGCCAGTGTCACTGGCTTGAATTGTGATACAGTCTGCGCCCTTGTGTACATACTTGTAGAGGTACTTCATGCTCGAGAGTGTGGCGCAGACTTCGAAATTGATGTGGCACATGTATTTTTTGGCAAAGTACCGGTTGTATGGCACAATTCTTCGGTTGTCGATTACCGTTTCCTCGACGACTGCTGTTCGGCCGTCACGTCGCCTGCGATAAACAGGTCTCCTGACGTGATCAATTATGGTCTCATCATTGAACGACATCGGATAGCCTTTGGAGCACTTACCGTCTCGCATACAGGGGGCGATGGGATTGTTGGCTCCACAGGGTCTGTGAACATAGTGTTCAGCTATGATGTCGTACAGTGTTGGGTCCATGTCACGGTCGGGGAACTCGGCACAGACAATGTCATTTCCATTGTCGATCGTAATTTTGTCCTCAGGTCTCATTGTGATTAAAACGTGGGCATGTGGAAGCCCCCTTTTTTGGAATTCGATTACGTAGGTGTACGTTTGTGTAACACCTAGCACCTGTCTTTTGTTCAAGTTGTCGAGGAATTGTGTGAATTTTGATTTGAACACGCGACAGACCAAGTCCGGTCGGTGTTCAAAGCGTTGGTGATGTTCCAGATTCTCTTGAATTTCGGGCCAATTAGGATTTGTTGTGAAAGTAATGAAGAGATCTGGTTTCCCGTAACGTGCCACAATCGCCATGGCCTCGCGGTACCTGGCCTGCATATAACGCGGCGATCCTACAGTCATGGCTGGGAGCACTACCAATTTTCCAACCCGAGCTCCCAACGCACGCGCTCTTTCTTCCAGGTACCTACGAAGACCACGATAATTTTCCACTCTCAGTGATCGCTGGTTCTGCCGAATGAACCAAAGTTGATTTGCCTCGACTTTACACCATGCGTCAACA containing:
- the LOC124370669 gene encoding uncharacterized protein LOC124370669 — encoded protein: MTVGSPRYMQARYREAMAIVARYGKPDLFITFTTNPNWPEIQENLEHHQRFEHRPDLVCRVFKSKFTQFLDNLNKRQVLGVTQTYTYVIEFQKRGLPHAHVLITMRPEDKITIDNGNDIVCAEFPDRDMDPTLYDIIAEHYVHRPCGANNPIAPCMRDGKCSKGYPMSFNDETIIDHVRRPVYRRRRDGRTAVVEETVIDNRRIVPYNRYFAKKYMCHINFEVCATLSSMKYLYKYVHKGADCITIQASDTGDQTLDWDEIQNYLDCRYFSSTEAAYRLMTFPLADRSHSVMTLPVHLEYEQAILFDDDLPEEDVAAAVDKPTKLMAWFILNNTDVETRQLTYVEIPEHYTWNNREAVWGKRRQISKTIG